A section of the Thermotoga caldifontis AZM44c09 genome encodes:
- a CDS encoding carbohydrate ABC transporter permease gives MKVRTKYVLLFTLPALILYSLFVVYPLLDSLALSFYSWKGVGPKIFVGLKNFREMLFGNFSKEVFNAFFHNVYFFSLATVLELGLGFLIAFLLASKLKGAKLFRTVVYMPNMIPLVIVGFMWSLFLNPQIGLVNSFLKLVGLKALARPWLGDPSTALTSIILVNVWRHLGFYVLVILAAILNIPPDLIEAAYIDGASNWKIASRIVFPMVLPTFRTLLTLLFIGSFNVFDMVYAMTGVQAGPFRKTDVLGTVFYRTAFGGLGSAYVDMGLGAAVTVFIFAIVMPLSILYVFLVEGRERSW, from the coding sequence ATGAAGGTCAGGACAAAGTACGTTCTTCTTTTCACTCTGCCTGCGCTGATCCTCTACAGTCTGTTCGTAGTCTATCCGTTGCTGGATAGTCTGGCTCTGAGTTTCTACTCGTGGAAGGGTGTGGGACCAAAGATCTTCGTCGGGTTGAAGAATTTCAGGGAGATGCTGTTTGGTAATTTTTCAAAAGAAGTCTTCAACGCCTTTTTCCACAACGTCTATTTCTTTTCACTCGCGACCGTTCTCGAGCTGGGCCTGGGCTTTCTGATAGCCTTCCTTCTGGCGAGCAAGCTGAAGGGTGCGAAACTGTTCCGCACAGTGGTTTACATGCCGAACATGATCCCGCTGGTGATCGTTGGGTTCATGTGGAGCCTTTTTCTCAATCCGCAGATAGGACTCGTGAACAGTTTTTTGAAACTCGTGGGTTTGAAAGCTCTGGCAAGGCCATGGCTGGGTGATCCTTCGACCGCCCTGACGAGCATTATCCTGGTGAACGTGTGGAGACACCTTGGCTTTTACGTTCTGGTGATCCTCGCAGCGATTTTGAACATCCCACCGGATCTGATCGAAGCTGCGTACATCGATGGGGCGAGCAACTGGAAGATCGCTTCGCGCATCGTCTTTCCGATGGTTTTACCCACATTCAGGACGCTTTTGACCTTGCTTTTCATAGGTAGTTTCAACGTTTTCGACATGGTCTACGCGATGACGGGAGTTCAGGCAGGTCCTTTCAGGAAGACGGACGTGCTCGGCACCGTCTTCTACCGCACCGCGTTCGGAGGACTGGGTAGCGCGTACGTCGACATGGGGCTCGGTGCCGCCGTTACGGTTTTCATCTTCGCCATCGTCATGCCACTTTCTATCCTTTACGTCTTTTTGGTCGAAGGGAGAGAAAGATCATGGTGA